A DNA window from Taeniopygia guttata chromosome 8, bTaeGut7.mat, whole genome shotgun sequence contains the following coding sequences:
- the AKR1A1 gene encoding aldo-keto reductase family 1 member A1 yields MPATCDFITLHTGQKMPLVGLGTWKSDRGQVKEAVKHALSVGYRHIDCAAAYSNEAEIGDAFQECVGPNKVIKREDLFVTSKLWNTKHHPEDVEPALRKTLGDMKLDYLDLYLMHWPHAFERGDNLFPKNPDNTMRYDYIDYKDTWKAMEKLVEKGLVKAIGLSNFNSRQIDDVLSVATVKPAVLQVECHPYLAQNELIAHCQKRGLVVTAYSPLGSPDRMWKHPDEPVLLEEPGVKKIAEKYSKSPAQIVLRWQVQRKVVVIPKSVTPARIQQNLQVFDFSLTEEEMSHIGSLNKNWRYIVPMITVDGKLVARDAGHPHYPFNDPY; encoded by the exons GTGAAGGAGGCAGTGAAACATGCCCTCAGCGTGGGCTATCGCCACATTGACTGCGCAGCCGCCTACAGCAACGAAGCCGAGATCGGGGACGCCTTCCAGGAGTGTGTTGGGCCCAACAAG GTTATTAAAAGGGAGGACCTGTTTGTAACATCAAAGCTCTGGAATACCAAACACCACCCAGAAGATGTAGAGCCAGCGCTGAGGAAAACACTTGGAGATATGAAACTGGATTACCTGGACCTGTACCTCATGCACTGGCCTCATGCCTTTGA ACGAGGGGACAATCTCTTCCCAAAGAATCCCGATAACACGATGCGTTATGACTACATTGATTATAAGGATACCTGGAAGGCAATGGAGAAACTGGTGGAAAAAGGTCTTGTGAAGGCCATTGGGCTGTCAAACTTCAACAGTCGTCAGATCGATGATGTATTAAGTGTGGCTACTGTGAagccagctgtgctccag GTGGAATGCCATCCTTACCTAGCTCAGAACGAGCTGATTGCTCACTGCCAGAAGCGAGGCCTGGTGGTCACTGCCTACAGtccccttggctctccagatCGCATGTGGAAACACCCAGATGAGCCTGTGCTGCTAGAGGAACCTGGGGtcaaaaaaattgcagaaaaatacAGCAAGTCACCTGCACAGATCGTCCTCAG ATGGCAAGTGCAGCGTAAAGTGGTTGTCATTCCTAAGAGTGTCACTCCTGCTCGCATTCAGCAGAATCTGCAG GTGTTTGACTTTAGCCTTACAGAAGAGGAGATGAGCCACATTGGAAGCCTGAATAAAAACTGGCGTTACATTGTGCCAATGATCACG GTGGATGGAAAGCTAGTAGCCAGAGATGCTGGACACCCTCACTACCCGTTTAATGACCCCTATTAA
- the CCDC17 gene encoding coiled-coil domain-containing protein 17 isoform X2, whose product MSKGGGAALPAQPSVQHSNSDFKHCSHCHQQFCTNFQPVPGCQPHGGTPSACQGGPLSDSCSAFQGVGHGNLPLPPLPLVLQIPTTAAGAPGEAVPGAHGPQQLLPPWGEPSACGGSTGHGKETAGHLGSVVLGLAQNGDGDRCWAGKLAITSWIRLGMSWSEPASAKTRKVYYWGRVGVSPFSSLCVCEVWVSQNTNDAEHFVPGGIPAAVRGHRGAGPVRGAPLGEVLTPRERALLRTADPTAGRLPVEGEPPRQPLPPQGLWEPPRELREAHERQVAEIRARTRQLERQREGLCQRLAALGARAAAGPQPEQGEPEPSQGPRDQPGQVPAAQHRATLQLDSLLPPAGPLAAEARALRLSYLRSGGHDPAILEQLLHLQLEATVLEEGTAGLRRARRMEPPGTGTHGLDAALLAVELENRRLEDELLALKVRRERRAEAVTKSCCPGSRAAQRHTEELAQLQAEVGMLRCHAEQTRPWLHPPVFPHLLTPQLPPALAVPELFMEPLGPALGPGRPAAHVPPGLPLTPFVALEDPPPAQEPPAQDRAPQR is encoded by the exons ATGTCCAAGGGTGGGGGTGcggccctccctgcccagcccagcgtCCAGCATAGCAACAGTGACTTCAAACACTGCAGCCACTGCCACCAGCAGTTCTGTACAAACTTCCAGCCTGTCCCGGGGTGCCAGCCCCACGGGGGGACCCCCTCTGCTTGTCAGGGTGGTCCCCTAAGTgattcctgctctgctttccagGGTGTTGGACATGGGAACCTTCCTCTGCCCCCGCTGCCGCTTGTCCTTCAGATCCCGACCACTGCTGCAGGTGCAcctggagaagctgtgcctggggcccacggcccccagcagctcctgcctccgTGGGGGGAACCCTCTGCCTGTGGAGGGAGCACAGGGCACGGCAAGGAAACCGCAGGACATCTCGGTAGTGTGGTGCTGGGTCTGGCGCAGAATGGGGACGGGGAtaggtgctgggctgggaaacTGGCTATCACATCCTGGATCCGGCTTGGTATGAGCTGGTCTGAGCCTGCTTctgccaaaaccagaaaagtgtATTATTGGGGGAGGGTGGGAGTGTcacccttttcttccctttgtgtCTGTGAGGTCTGGGTGTCCCAAAACACGAATGATGCTGAGCACTTTGTGCCTGGTGGGATCCCAGCAGCTGTGCGGGGACATCGAGGAGCAGGGCCGGTGCGGGGAGCTCCCCTGGGGGAAGTGCTCACCCCCCGCGAGAGGGCCCTGCTCCGCACGGCCGACCCCACTGCTGGGAGGCTGCCGGTGGAG GGAGAGCCCCCCCGGCAGCCGCTCCCACCGCAGGGGCTCTGGGAGCCGCCGCGGGAGCTGCGGGAAGCCCACGAACGCCAGGTGGCCGAGATCCGGGCCAGGACCCGGCAGCTGGAGCGGCAGAGAGAGG ggctgtgccagcgGCTGGCAGCGCTGGGGGCCAGGGCAGCTGCGGGCCCCCAGCCCGAGCAGGGGGAGCCTGAGCCGAGCCAAGGCCCGCGGGACCAGCCCGGAcaggtgccagcagcacagcacag ggccaccctCCAGCTGGACAGCCTCCTGCCGCCCGCAGGGCCGCTCGCGGCCGAGGCCAG GGCGCTGCGACTGTCCTACCTGCGCTCCGGGGGACACGACCCGGCCATCCTGGAGCAGCTTCTCCACCTCCAGCTGGAGGCCACGGTGCTGGAGGAAGGAACTGCGGGGCTGCGCAGGGCCAGGCGGATGG agcccccCGGCACGGGCACACACGGTCTGGATGCGGCGCTGCTGGCCGTGGAGCTGGAGAACCGGCGTCTGGAAGATGAACTGTTGGCACTGAAGGTCAgaagggagaggagagcagaAGCTG TGACCAAATCCTGTTGCCCAGGCTCACGGGCAGCCCAGCGGCACACGGAggaactggcccagctccaggcagaggTGGGAATGCTGCGATGCCATGCAGAGCAGACAAGGCCATGGCTGCACCCCCCTGTCTTCCCACACCTTTTAACGCCACAACTGCCACCAGCCCTTGCTGTGCCAGAACTTTTCATG gagCCCCTTGGGCCAGCACTGGGGCCTGGCAGACCCGCAGCCCATGTGCCCCCCGGACTCCCCCTCACCCCCTTTGTGGCCCTGGAGGAccctcctcctgctcaggaGCCTCCAGCTCAAGACAGGGCTCCCCAAAGGTGA
- the NASP gene encoding nuclear autoantigenic sperm protein isoform X2 codes for MQSSAIAAPPCVEPAPASQTRMEEELAAPSTSTDKTDSMDVDGESKKLLGLGQKHLVMGNIPAAVNAFQEAASLLGKKYGETADECAEAFFYYGKSLLELARMENGVLGNALEGVQVEEEGEKAEDDSALPAADEEAREELREQVYNAMGEKEEAKKSTEESTVLSEKEIKEEDVEMKEIREKEPKEAAADKDVKPKEAEEKTEISVGKEETSEEQKKQVPVKEESAVEKEVEKEQKMVPEDKVEKATEKKEKSAEVSDKEGKAAGEEAEAGEGAVEEKGEMGEQAAEATEKEPAVEKGEAVEGQAETAVEEKAEAQAATAVEQKEVAEGDAEVAEQKAEEKQEPVETVTEEKPDESKETESSKEPLSTEGKEPPNDMKGNAEVAAKVEKEEKKEDVMEEGEGAKVEKEEKDDLMEEGEETEESEEEDKENDKADDDKENELTVEDKESEEDEIGNLELAWDMLELAKVIYKRQETKEAQLHAAQAHLKLGEVSIESENYTQAIEEFQACLALQQKYLEAHDRLLAESHYQLALAYHYNSDFDEAVLQFGKSMEVIDKRLAILTERIKKTDTGSPEDEKEIEELKGLLPEIKEKIEDSKESQKSAKVAELGLKATLVGTTSGFAQSEDSGSVSTIPVRKGADGASQCVTDISHLVRKKTEKRPQAESGAAVESTV; via the exons ATGCAATCCTCGGCCATCGCCGCTCCCCCCTGCGTCGAGCCCGCGCCGGCCTCTCAGACTAG gatGGAAGAGGAACTGGCAGCTCCTTCCACATCCACAGACAAAAcagacag TATGGATGTGGATGGAGAATCAAAGAAACTATTAGGTTTGGGACAGAAGCACTTGGTAATGGGAAATATTCCAGCTGCTGTGAATGCATTCCAGGAAGCTGCGAGCTTACT GGGTAAAAAGTATGGTGAGACAGCGGATGAGTGTGCAGaagcttttttttattatggaaAATCTCTCCTGGAGTTGGCAAG AATGGAAAATGGTGTGCTGGGAAATGCCTTAGAAGGGGTGCAggtggaagaggaaggagaaaaagcagaagatgaCTCTGCGTTGCCAGCTGCTGATG AAGAAGCAAGGGAGGAGTTGAGAGAACAGGTTTATAACGCCatgggggaaaaggaagaggcCAAAAAGTCCACGGAAGAGTCTACAGTACTctctgagaaggaaatcaaagAAGAGGATGTTGAAATGAAAGAGATTAGAGAAAAAGAACCcaaagaagcagctgctgacaaGGATGTGAAGCCCAAAGAGGCTGAAGAGAAGACTGAGATTTCTgtgggaaaagaagaaacttcAGAAGAGCAGAAGAAGCAGGTGCCTGTGAAAGAGGAGTCAGCTGTGGAAAAGGAGGTAGAAAAAGAGCAGAAGATGGTGCCTGAGGACAAGGTAGAGAAGGCAACTGAGAAGAAGGAGAAATCAGCAGAAGTGTCAGACAAGGAGGgaaaggcagctggagaagaggcTGAAGCAGGAGAAGGGGCTGTGGAAGAGAAGGGAGAGATGGGAGAACAAGCAGCagaagcaacagaaaaagaacCAGCTGTGGAGAAGGGAGAGGCTGTAGAAGGGCAAGCAGAGACAGCTGTGGAAGAGAAGGCAGAAGCACAGGCAGCAACTGCTGTGGAACAGAAAGAAGTGGCAGAAGGGGATGCAGAGGTGGCTGAACAGAAGGCAGAAGAGAAACAAGAGCCAGTAGAGACAGTTACAGAAGAGAAACCAGATGAATCTAAAGAGACAGAGTCCTCAAAGGAACCTCTGTCCACAGAGGGCAAAGAGCCACCTAATGACATGAAAGGAAATGCTGAAGTTGCTGCTAAGgtagagaaagaggaaaagaaggaagacgTGATGGAAGAGGGTGAAGGTGCTAAGgtagaaaaagaagagaaagatgaCCTGATGGAAGAGGGAGAAG AAACAGAAGAATCTGAAGAGGAAGATAAAGAAAATGATAAAGCTGATGATGATAAGGAAAATGAATTGACAGTGGAAGACAAG GAAAGTGAGGAGGATGAAATTGGCAATCTTGAGCTAGCCTGGGACATGCTGGAGTTAGCAAAAGTCATTTACAAGAG ACAAGAAACAAAAGAAGCTCAGCTCCATGCAGCTCAAGCTCATCTGAAGTTAGGAGAAGTTAGCATTGAATCTG AAAACTACACACAGGCAATAGAGGAGTTCCAGgcctgcctggccctgcagcagaaGTACCTGGAGGCTCACGACCGGCTGCTGGCCGAGAGCCACTACCAGCTCGCCCTGGCCTACCACTACAACAGCGACTTCGACGaggctgtgctgcagtttgGGAAGTCCATGGAAGTCATAGACAAGAGACTGG CAATACTGACTGAGCGAATAAAGAAGACAGACACTGGGTCCCCTGAGGACGAGAAGGAGATAGAAGAACTGAAGGGACTGCTTCCTGAAATTAAAGAGAAGATAGAAGATTCAAAGGAGTCACAGAAGAGTGCAAAAGTAGCTGAGCTAGGACTGAAAGCAACTCTG GTTGGAACTACATCCGGCTTTGCACAAAGTGAAGACAGTGGTTCTGTGTCCACA ATTCCAGTAAGGAAAGGAGCTGATGGTGCATCTCAGTGTGTAACAGACATCTCTCATCTAGTCAGGAAAAAG ACAGAGAAAAGGCCACAAGCAGAATCAGGGGCTGCAGTTGAAAGCACAGTATGA
- the CCDC17 gene encoding coiled-coil domain-containing protein 17 isoform X3, with the protein MSKGGGAALPAQPSVQHSNSDFKHCSHCHQQFCTNFQPVPGCQPHGGTPSACQGGPLSDSCSAFQGVGHGNLPLPPLPLVLQIPTTAAGAPGEAVPGAHGPQQLLPPWGEPSACGGSTGHGKETAGHLGSVVLGLAQNGDGDRCWAGKLAITSWIRLGMSWSEPASAKTRKVYYWGRVGVSPFSSLCVCEVWVSQNTNDAEHFVPGGIPAAVRGHRGAGPVRGAPLGEVLTPRERALLRTADPTAGRLPVEGEPPRQPLPPQGLWEPPRELREAHERQVAEIRARTRQLERQREGLCQRLAALGARAAAGPQPEQGEPEPSQGPRDQPGQVPAAQHRATLQLDSLLPPAGPLAAEARALRLSYLRSGGHDPAILEQLLHLQLEATVLEEGTAGLRRARRMAVPAEPPGTGTHGLDAALLAVELENRRLEDELLALKVRRERRAEAGSRAAQRHTEELAQLQAEVGMLRCHAEQTRPWLHPPVFPHLLTPQLPPALAVPELFMEPLGPALGPGRPAAHVPPGLPLTPFVALEDPPPAQEPPAQDRAPQR; encoded by the exons ATGTCCAAGGGTGGGGGTGcggccctccctgcccagcccagcgtCCAGCATAGCAACAGTGACTTCAAACACTGCAGCCACTGCCACCAGCAGTTCTGTACAAACTTCCAGCCTGTCCCGGGGTGCCAGCCCCACGGGGGGACCCCCTCTGCTTGTCAGGGTGGTCCCCTAAGTgattcctgctctgctttccagGGTGTTGGACATGGGAACCTTCCTCTGCCCCCGCTGCCGCTTGTCCTTCAGATCCCGACCACTGCTGCAGGTGCAcctggagaagctgtgcctggggcccacggcccccagcagctcctgcctccgTGGGGGGAACCCTCTGCCTGTGGAGGGAGCACAGGGCACGGCAAGGAAACCGCAGGACATCTCGGTAGTGTGGTGCTGGGTCTGGCGCAGAATGGGGACGGGGAtaggtgctgggctgggaaacTGGCTATCACATCCTGGATCCGGCTTGGTATGAGCTGGTCTGAGCCTGCTTctgccaaaaccagaaaagtgtATTATTGGGGGAGGGTGGGAGTGTcacccttttcttccctttgtgtCTGTGAGGTCTGGGTGTCCCAAAACACGAATGATGCTGAGCACTTTGTGCCTGGTGGGATCCCAGCAGCTGTGCGGGGACATCGAGGAGCAGGGCCGGTGCGGGGAGCTCCCCTGGGGGAAGTGCTCACCCCCCGCGAGAGGGCCCTGCTCCGCACGGCCGACCCCACTGCTGGGAGGCTGCCGGTGGAG GGAGAGCCCCCCCGGCAGCCGCTCCCACCGCAGGGGCTCTGGGAGCCGCCGCGGGAGCTGCGGGAAGCCCACGAACGCCAGGTGGCCGAGATCCGGGCCAGGACCCGGCAGCTGGAGCGGCAGAGAGAGG ggctgtgccagcgGCTGGCAGCGCTGGGGGCCAGGGCAGCTGCGGGCCCCCAGCCCGAGCAGGGGGAGCCTGAGCCGAGCCAAGGCCCGCGGGACCAGCCCGGAcaggtgccagcagcacagcacag ggccaccctCCAGCTGGACAGCCTCCTGCCGCCCGCAGGGCCGCTCGCGGCCGAGGCCAG GGCGCTGCGACTGTCCTACCTGCGCTCCGGGGGACACGACCCGGCCATCCTGGAGCAGCTTCTCCACCTCCAGCTGGAGGCCACGGTGCTGGAGGAAGGAACTGCGGGGCTGCGCAGGGCCAGGCGGATGG ctgtgccagcagagcccccCGGCACGGGCACACACGGTCTGGATGCGGCGCTGCTGGCCGTGGAGCTGGAGAACCGGCGTCTGGAAGATGAACTGTTGGCACTGAAGGTCAgaagggagaggagagcagaAGCTG GCTCACGGGCAGCCCAGCGGCACACGGAggaactggcccagctccaggcagaggTGGGAATGCTGCGATGCCATGCAGAGCAGACAAGGCCATGGCTGCACCCCCCTGTCTTCCCACACCTTTTAACGCCACAACTGCCACCAGCCCTTGCTGTGCCAGAACTTTTCATG gagCCCCTTGGGCCAGCACTGGGGCCTGGCAGACCCGCAGCCCATGTGCCCCCCGGACTCCCCCTCACCCCCTTTGTGGCCCTGGAGGAccctcctcctgctcaggaGCCTCCAGCTCAAGACAGGGCTCCCCAAAGGTGA
- the CCDC17 gene encoding coiled-coil domain-containing protein 17 isoform X1, protein MSKGGGAALPAQPSVQHSNSDFKHCSHCHQQFCTNFQPVPGCQPHGGTPSACQGGPLSDSCSAFQGVGHGNLPLPPLPLVLQIPTTAAGAPGEAVPGAHGPQQLLPPWGEPSACGGSTGHGKETAGHLGSVVLGLAQNGDGDRCWAGKLAITSWIRLGMSWSEPASAKTRKVYYWGRVGVSPFSSLCVCEVWVSQNTNDAEHFVPGGIPAAVRGHRGAGPVRGAPLGEVLTPRERALLRTADPTAGRLPVEGEPPRQPLPPQGLWEPPRELREAHERQVAEIRARTRQLERQREGLCQRLAALGARAAAGPQPEQGEPEPSQGPRDQPGQVPAAQHRATLQLDSLLPPAGPLAAEARALRLSYLRSGGHDPAILEQLLHLQLEATVLEEGTAGLRRARRMAVPAEPPGTGTHGLDAALLAVELENRRLEDELLALKVRRERRAEAVTKSCCPGSRAAQRHTEELAQLQAEVGMLRCHAEQTRPWLHPPVFPHLLTPQLPPALAVPELFMEPLGPALGPGRPAAHVPPGLPLTPFVALEDPPPAQEPPAQDRAPQR, encoded by the exons ATGTCCAAGGGTGGGGGTGcggccctccctgcccagcccagcgtCCAGCATAGCAACAGTGACTTCAAACACTGCAGCCACTGCCACCAGCAGTTCTGTACAAACTTCCAGCCTGTCCCGGGGTGCCAGCCCCACGGGGGGACCCCCTCTGCTTGTCAGGGTGGTCCCCTAAGTgattcctgctctgctttccagGGTGTTGGACATGGGAACCTTCCTCTGCCCCCGCTGCCGCTTGTCCTTCAGATCCCGACCACTGCTGCAGGTGCAcctggagaagctgtgcctggggcccacggcccccagcagctcctgcctccgTGGGGGGAACCCTCTGCCTGTGGAGGGAGCACAGGGCACGGCAAGGAAACCGCAGGACATCTCGGTAGTGTGGTGCTGGGTCTGGCGCAGAATGGGGACGGGGAtaggtgctgggctgggaaacTGGCTATCACATCCTGGATCCGGCTTGGTATGAGCTGGTCTGAGCCTGCTTctgccaaaaccagaaaagtgtATTATTGGGGGAGGGTGGGAGTGTcacccttttcttccctttgtgtCTGTGAGGTCTGGGTGTCCCAAAACACGAATGATGCTGAGCACTTTGTGCCTGGTGGGATCCCAGCAGCTGTGCGGGGACATCGAGGAGCAGGGCCGGTGCGGGGAGCTCCCCTGGGGGAAGTGCTCACCCCCCGCGAGAGGGCCCTGCTCCGCACGGCCGACCCCACTGCTGGGAGGCTGCCGGTGGAG GGAGAGCCCCCCCGGCAGCCGCTCCCACCGCAGGGGCTCTGGGAGCCGCCGCGGGAGCTGCGGGAAGCCCACGAACGCCAGGTGGCCGAGATCCGGGCCAGGACCCGGCAGCTGGAGCGGCAGAGAGAGG ggctgtgccagcgGCTGGCAGCGCTGGGGGCCAGGGCAGCTGCGGGCCCCCAGCCCGAGCAGGGGGAGCCTGAGCCGAGCCAAGGCCCGCGGGACCAGCCCGGAcaggtgccagcagcacagcacag ggccaccctCCAGCTGGACAGCCTCCTGCCGCCCGCAGGGCCGCTCGCGGCCGAGGCCAG GGCGCTGCGACTGTCCTACCTGCGCTCCGGGGGACACGACCCGGCCATCCTGGAGCAGCTTCTCCACCTCCAGCTGGAGGCCACGGTGCTGGAGGAAGGAACTGCGGGGCTGCGCAGGGCCAGGCGGATGG ctgtgccagcagagcccccCGGCACGGGCACACACGGTCTGGATGCGGCGCTGCTGGCCGTGGAGCTGGAGAACCGGCGTCTGGAAGATGAACTGTTGGCACTGAAGGTCAgaagggagaggagagcagaAGCTG TGACCAAATCCTGTTGCCCAGGCTCACGGGCAGCCCAGCGGCACACGGAggaactggcccagctccaggcagaggTGGGAATGCTGCGATGCCATGCAGAGCAGACAAGGCCATGGCTGCACCCCCCTGTCTTCCCACACCTTTTAACGCCACAACTGCCACCAGCCCTTGCTGTGCCAGAACTTTTCATG gagCCCCTTGGGCCAGCACTGGGGCCTGGCAGACCCGCAGCCCATGTGCCCCCCGGACTCCCCCTCACCCCCTTTGTGGCCCTGGAGGAccctcctcctgctcaggaGCCTCCAGCTCAAGACAGGGCTCCCCAAAGGTGA
- the NASP gene encoding nuclear autoantigenic sperm protein isoform X1 has protein sequence MQSSAIAAPPCVEPAPASQTRMEEELAAPSTSTDKTDSMDVDGESKKLLGLGQKHLVMGNIPAAVNAFQEAASLLGKKYGETADECAEAFFYYGKSLLELARMENGVLGNALEGVQVEEEGEKAEDDSALPAADEEAREELREQVYNAMGEKEEAKKSTEESTVLSEKEIKEEDVEMKEIREKEPKEAAADKDVKPKEAEEKTEISVGKEETSEEQKKQVPVKEESAVEKEVEKEQKMVPEDKVEKATEKKEKSAEVSDKEGKAAGEEAEAGEGAVEEKGEMGEQAAEATEKEPAVEKGEAVEGQAETAVEEKAEAQAATAVEQKEVAEGDAEVAEQKAEEKQEPVETVTEEKPDESKETESSKEPLSTEGKEPPNDMKGNAEVAAKVEKEEKKEDVMEEGEGAKVEKEEKDDLMEEGEETEESEEEDKENDKADDDKENELTVEDKESEEDEIGNLELAWDMLELAKVIYKRQETKEAQLHAAQAHLKLGEVSIESENYTQAIEEFQACLALQQKYLEAHDRLLAESHYQLALAYHYNSDFDEAVLQFGKSMEVIDKRLAILTERIKKTDTGSPEDEKEIEELKGLLPEIKEKIEDSKESQKSAKVAELGLKATLVGTTSGFAQSEDSGSVSTIPVRKGADGASQCVTDISHLVRKKRKPEEETHQGDNEAKKSKPEPAVNGGGGDPVPRGNEVAEKMEEETEKRPQAESGAAVESTV, from the exons ATGCAATCCTCGGCCATCGCCGCTCCCCCCTGCGTCGAGCCCGCGCCGGCCTCTCAGACTAG gatGGAAGAGGAACTGGCAGCTCCTTCCACATCCACAGACAAAAcagacag TATGGATGTGGATGGAGAATCAAAGAAACTATTAGGTTTGGGACAGAAGCACTTGGTAATGGGAAATATTCCAGCTGCTGTGAATGCATTCCAGGAAGCTGCGAGCTTACT GGGTAAAAAGTATGGTGAGACAGCGGATGAGTGTGCAGaagcttttttttattatggaaAATCTCTCCTGGAGTTGGCAAG AATGGAAAATGGTGTGCTGGGAAATGCCTTAGAAGGGGTGCAggtggaagaggaaggagaaaaagcagaagatgaCTCTGCGTTGCCAGCTGCTGATG AAGAAGCAAGGGAGGAGTTGAGAGAACAGGTTTATAACGCCatgggggaaaaggaagaggcCAAAAAGTCCACGGAAGAGTCTACAGTACTctctgagaaggaaatcaaagAAGAGGATGTTGAAATGAAAGAGATTAGAGAAAAAGAACCcaaagaagcagctgctgacaaGGATGTGAAGCCCAAAGAGGCTGAAGAGAAGACTGAGATTTCTgtgggaaaagaagaaacttcAGAAGAGCAGAAGAAGCAGGTGCCTGTGAAAGAGGAGTCAGCTGTGGAAAAGGAGGTAGAAAAAGAGCAGAAGATGGTGCCTGAGGACAAGGTAGAGAAGGCAACTGAGAAGAAGGAGAAATCAGCAGAAGTGTCAGACAAGGAGGgaaaggcagctggagaagaggcTGAAGCAGGAGAAGGGGCTGTGGAAGAGAAGGGAGAGATGGGAGAACAAGCAGCagaagcaacagaaaaagaacCAGCTGTGGAGAAGGGAGAGGCTGTAGAAGGGCAAGCAGAGACAGCTGTGGAAGAGAAGGCAGAAGCACAGGCAGCAACTGCTGTGGAACAGAAAGAAGTGGCAGAAGGGGATGCAGAGGTGGCTGAACAGAAGGCAGAAGAGAAACAAGAGCCAGTAGAGACAGTTACAGAAGAGAAACCAGATGAATCTAAAGAGACAGAGTCCTCAAAGGAACCTCTGTCCACAGAGGGCAAAGAGCCACCTAATGACATGAAAGGAAATGCTGAAGTTGCTGCTAAGgtagagaaagaggaaaagaaggaagacgTGATGGAAGAGGGTGAAGGTGCTAAGgtagaaaaagaagagaaagatgaCCTGATGGAAGAGGGAGAAG AAACAGAAGAATCTGAAGAGGAAGATAAAGAAAATGATAAAGCTGATGATGATAAGGAAAATGAATTGACAGTGGAAGACAAG GAAAGTGAGGAGGATGAAATTGGCAATCTTGAGCTAGCCTGGGACATGCTGGAGTTAGCAAAAGTCATTTACAAGAG ACAAGAAACAAAAGAAGCTCAGCTCCATGCAGCTCAAGCTCATCTGAAGTTAGGAGAAGTTAGCATTGAATCTG AAAACTACACACAGGCAATAGAGGAGTTCCAGgcctgcctggccctgcagcagaaGTACCTGGAGGCTCACGACCGGCTGCTGGCCGAGAGCCACTACCAGCTCGCCCTGGCCTACCACTACAACAGCGACTTCGACGaggctgtgctgcagtttgGGAAGTCCATGGAAGTCATAGACAAGAGACTGG CAATACTGACTGAGCGAATAAAGAAGACAGACACTGGGTCCCCTGAGGACGAGAAGGAGATAGAAGAACTGAAGGGACTGCTTCCTGAAATTAAAGAGAAGATAGAAGATTCAAAGGAGTCACAGAAGAGTGCAAAAGTAGCTGAGCTAGGACTGAAAGCAACTCTG GTTGGAACTACATCCGGCTTTGCACAAAGTGAAGACAGTGGTTCTGTGTCCACA ATTCCAGTAAGGAAAGGAGCTGATGGTGCATCTCAGTGTGTAACAGACATCTCTCATCTAGTCAGGAAAAAG AGGAAACCAGAGGAGGAGACTCATCAGGGAGACAATGAAGCCAAGAAATCTAAACCAGAACCAGCTGTCAATGGTGGTGGTGGGGACCCTGTCCCCCGTGGAAATGAGGTTGCAGAAAAAATGGAAGAGGAG ACAGAGAAAAGGCCACAAGCAGAATCAGGGGCTGCAGTTGAAAGCACAGTATGA